The nucleotide window TAGTCTCATAGCCGGTCCAAAGAACTGAAATATGGACCTTCGTGAACTCACTAGGGCGTCAAAGACCCTAATTCCGGTAGTTCcaaatcaaaaacagaaaaatttgtaaaatagaaaatgtCTTGCAGAACCAACTTCGCAAGATTTAAGCACCAATTGGTAGCTTTGGTCTGGATggataggaaaaaaaaacttaattaggTGCTTATAACATAAGCGCTTATCGTGtcagtgcttatgtataagctatttttataccaaaaggtaaaaaaaataaagttctaTTGATTTCATATAAGCTCCAagtatgtaaccaaaaaaaaatataagctcTAAGTAATTTTCATATGTTATCATgtagaatttatgaaaataagctaaaaacagctcacaaactgttttcatatgcCCTCCAAAACAGTCTCAAAAGTGCTTGTACCAGTATATAAGCTCACATTGGTCAACCCAAACAGGTCTTAACTAAGTTGTTAGTTGAAATTGCTAGTATTATGATCAATCAAATGacaataattaaaatcatttgtaagaagaaaaaaaacaataattgaaTCAAActatacataaataaataaataatttgaataaaataataaaggtaAAAGATGGATCATGTAAATTAAGCTACATCAAAATTCAATGGTTGAATgaatcaaaagaaataaaacaatacCTGTTGTGCAAAGAGATAATTCTGTACTTTGTTAGCTTCTTTTGGAAATTGGAATTGGAACTGTGAACTGTCTACACAAAAATGGAAACCTTAAAAACACTTTCTTTCTGCTCAGCGGTTGTCTTTGTCGTGTTTGGATGTATAAGTGGGACCCCAACAAAGTTCGACTGTTGAAGTAAAAAGATTTTGGTTTCTACTAGTAACACCTCCTTTATTTCAGTGTACACCTCGTAATACTAATTAATAAGTTTAAGGGTCATTCTAAATTGTGCACAGGTTAAGAAGATGAAAAAAGGAATTAACcgataaattttatattgaaatgatgaaattttGTACTTTTTTGGTCAAAACAAATTgtactttcaaaataaaaaatacataattttcaaaattttatttctatttttagttttttaagttGTGGTTTTAGGACACAAATTAAAACTTTCCTAAGTTTATACAGAAAATGACATTCgtattatttaaatttcaaaaaattcatcTCCCTCACTTCACACtaagatataaaaaataatttctcgtgagtttagctcagttggtaggataatgcataatatatgtaaggttcggggttcaaactccggccaccaccaaaagatatgaaaaaataaatggtttaaatatatttttattcgcCTGTTTACAAAAAATTGAAGTGTTGATCCTCCTATTTTAAAAGTCGATTTTTTTGTCCTCTATTGTCCAACTTTTTTTAGGCCACATTGAGTATACAAGTCAGTAAAAATATGACTAATAAACACTACCCATCAAAAATAAATAGGCTACATCATCAAAATATGTCTAAAAATGAGACTGAGGGACCAAaaatacgaagaaaaaaaaagttaaataggagattaaaaaattgatttttaatataaagagaaaaaaattcatttttttttaagataggGAGACAAAATGTACAGTTAAGAAAAAATACGATAAGGTGTTGAAAGAagatatatattgcatatttttggtgtttttttttttttgttatgtttgattTGTTCACAtacatgcaatttttttaaacataaatgtAAATTCGGGGAAAGTTTTGACCTTTAAATTTAATGTGAAATTGTGTTCACGTAAGATCCCCATAACTTTGAtttataaaaagatatttaattCAGAAATGACAAAATACTTATGCTTCTGATGGATGTCATATACCGATCCACAATATATGGCATCCATCCCTTCCTAGAGTTTGATAgtcaactttgtcaaaaaaaaagtttgatagTCAATATTCTCCTCAATGGCGGATCTTGCCTAAAATATTAGTGGGAGCGAAAAGATACTAACATAAAAGTTATATACAATTTTACACAATTGAGGGAGAGAGGTGAGGGAGAGTCATATACAATTTTACACAATTGAGGGAGGTGAGGAAGAGtcataattttcttcaaatatgaAATGCATTTTGgtatctttttaatttatttttagtgggGGGAGCCACTGCTCCCCCCTTAGGCTCCTTAAGAGCTTCGTCACAGCGTCTccctaaattttttttgcagCTTGATTGTAAAGGTAGATGCTCTATTTTGAGGGAAGAATGCTATCCCTAACTGGGATTTCATTACTCGTGGAAATTTTAGTTCaaaatagattttaattttcttagtAGTTTGGATTGGATAATGATACTACAAACTTGCTCCCTTTATTTGACCATATTTGTCATTAGATGGGACCAACATTAGATTTGTTGACTCTATGGGAAGCTTGCATGCAACTCTTTGTTTATGAATGGAGTAGAGCCTATTGCTAAATTACGAACAACATTAGTTGTATTTGACCTTGTTAACATCTTTTAGCTTCAATTCTTGCACGTGATCATAGAAAAGTGTTAGCTTTCATGTCATGTTAAGTGctttttcattaaaatagaGTTTGTTTAATATGTGCAATATTGTTATATGTTATTTCTCATCAcctataatattaaaatttctcACATTTTTAAAATCTTGCACTAAACTATGGATCCATGTTGTAtaaaacaatgtataatataccCTATATGAGAATGGACAAGATAGAAGAAAGAGGTGCTTTTTGTCCTCTTGAGATAGAAAACAAACTATTCAGGACATTCCTAATTGAGAGACCTATGGACCAAGTATTGTTGAAGTGTTGTAAGTTACAAATCCCACATTGGGTAGGCAAttaaatgttgaaaaaaaaagtaaacataaTGTCCATTTTAAAGGAGAAATGGCTAATAACATGACTGGAAATTATAATTATTAGCGATTTCTCATTATTCTATGGATACTATTTTTTTGCTCCATTCATAAGCAAAGAGTTGCATGCAAGCTTTAGAGAATTCAACGAATCTAATGTTGGTCGGTCCCATCTAATAACAAATATGGTCAAATAAAGGGAGCAAGTTAAACCTGCTCGCTTTGGTCAAAAGCACATGCGAGGTTAAACACCACATCgtaattcaaaatattaagaCATTGAGTTTATAAGTCATCTCTCATCTAATATTATTCAACATTCACTTTTTCGAGCAATCTTTTCATCAAGTGTGAGTttattacattaattatttttgtgtcCCCTCCCTCCCCCTCACGCGGGAAGTCTTCGTTTGAGCACCACTGTCATAAACATCTTCAACGGAAGGAGTCCGTTGAACCCTATGTCGAACCATCAACTCTCTTACCATTATTGGGTCGTAAGGGGAGTTCGGAATATCGTCACAATGAACTAAGAGCAATCACAGAAATGAGTTGACACCAAAAATTAATAACATAGTTCAACATGTTTACATCTTTAGGCTCCAAATGACTTTTCCATCATAAAGAGAAATTTGAAGGTGACCAACTAAGTTCATGACCATACTTTACATGGTGATAAGTACCTTCATTATTAAATAACTATTCATGATCAAGTAGCTTCATCGGCAAGCTACTTTTTTTCCGACCAAGAGTCcgtttaaattaatttattttagattatgaaaagcaaataaataaacttttatattaattaataaattctCTCTcactaataaaatttatatctcataagttattttttttcttcataaaccatcttaataaaattataaataatatataaaaaattatttatttacataaaacaGATCTAAGTTGTCTTAGTTTTTGGCTAGGTTTACTTAATGAATAAATTTACTTTATGATTAAATTTGCTTCATAtcacttcaaataaaaaaagttcgAACCAAACTTAACTATAAAGTCAACTTATCCATTAAGtaaaccaaaatataaaaaaaaaatatatatatatatatatatcaaatattaacttataaaaaactcaaataattcattaagaaaaaaaaacataattttcaatcacaatcacAAGTAAACCAAAtctttaacaaaaattaaaaaaagcaaaCGTGATTTTTCAGTCACTTTACCCTTTTTCCAGCCTGTCTCCATCACTATATTTCTATTTCAAATCTTTAcgttttgcaaaaaaatattaaaaaaatataaataaggaaaaataaaataataaaaaacacgTTTTCTTTAACTGTGtttgttttcttctcttctcttctcttctatggCCTGGTTGTTAACCAGGTCTTAACCAGCTTCGAATTCTCTCTCTTTTCCCTCTCACATTCTTCAATTTTCCACCCTTTTCACCAACAATGAATGATCTTCTAACGGTAATGttcaatttttccattttttaatatttttttgaattttttttactgtttttgattcaagttttgattttttttacgtGGGTTTGTTTAGATCTAGGTTTTTGAATAAtgggtattttttattttttggttttgtgctGTTGGGTTGTTTAGATTTGgaaagttttggttttttttttgttatgcttgTTTGGCAAGAAATTGAGGGGTTGATGAATTTGGTGAATGTGGTTTTTTGGATTAAGAGAGagattttggtgttttttgtgtgtgagtTGTGCTGCATTGTAGTTGTATATAGGTGATGGATGGTAATGTTGGTTGATATTTCACGGTTTGGTGCAAAAtttgagatgtttttgttcttaaaTTGGTGTTGGTTTATGTTTAAGGTTTGATGTTTTGTGTTGAATCTATGTTTCGAGCAATGATAATTTTAAAAACCGAACTGAATCAGGCGTTCAACTGGCTGAACCTGAACCGTGAGCCGACACTGTATATGATTTCGTTATTTGAGcgattttatcaaatttgagaTGTTCCTGTTTCATATTTGTTTATGGTTTGATATTTTGTATTGAATATGTGTTTTGATCAATGTTTTACAAACCGAACCGAAGCTGAACCATGAACCAACACTGTCTAGGGTCGGTTATTGAGCGATTCGGTCACGGTTTTGTCCTGATTCAAGCGGTTTAAAGCAGTTGAAACATGAGCAGGaggaaataaattataataagtaTTGCCATGGATAGTAACAATTAATCTTGATTTAAGTATCCActtggttttaatttttgttttgtcaaCAATGTTTGGAATATGttatatcaaacaaaaattaaataatggaTGGAGCTTTAACATGTTTTTCACTGGATTTGGTTATTAGTGGACAGTTTTGGTAAAACAGTAACTCGAGATATTCTAACTATGACCCTTTTTGGTATTTACAAAGTTCATGGAATGTTTACAGAAACCGTCTTTGAAGTTCTTAATTTCCAATACGCTTGTATTGAATGCAATTCGATTTACGACCTTGAGTTATGTAATCACTTCCatattctcaaattattaccggtATTAGCGTGTCAGTGTCATGTCTAGTTTCCGTGATTATGTCATGACTTCGTGTTTTGACTCTGAATCCAATATTTTCATAGACTATTCTGCAGAACATTAGCAGAATACACTTGCACTAAGGAACATTTAGAGAACAATATTCTAACAGTTTTAGGTTTTGGAAATACATATCACTAGATAGACCTTAATAGTGCTTAAAACGTCACGTGGTGAGATCATGAGACAGCTCATGCTTTGAATTTTACAGGCATCTAATGTCGGTGCGGGTTTTTAAGTTTACGGAGCATGTAGTCGTAGTAAAGATGTGGGTAATTTAACTAGGATATGCAGAGAATAACATCAACATGAAGAGTATAGCGATATATTAACTTGatgggtatttttttttttcaggaatCATTTGAGATCCCTCGTGGTCGTGGAGGTGGTGACATTGAGTTGGGAGAATATGGAAGGAATTCAGGAGAGCTTGGCTTGGATAGTTTCTTCAAAAAGGTATTCATCTTTATACATCTAATGTAAACAAGCATGATTTAGCTTGTCTTTGATTAGTTATTTTATTCCtattaattaatcaaattattttgtATAACTACTGGATGGCTTTAACATTCATCATTCATGTTGAATTATTTTTGTCTAACTCACTGAATGTTCCTATTGATTAATCGTTCAATAGGTTCAGGAGCTTGAGAAACAATATGTGAAGCTCGATAACCTTTTGAGAAAGCTCCAGGTAACTTTTCTTTGACTACTAACTTTCGCTCTTGTGAAACATTTATAGGTTGAACTGAAAATTGTTTAAACATTTTTATGCAAACCTTTTATGCAGGATGCCCATGAGGAGACCAAGGCTGTGACCAAAGCTCCTGCCATGAAGGGTTAgttattatgatattgttttATCGATTTTCGATCAATCTTTTGTATATTCCGTAACCTTTTGTTTatgatcaaaataatataataaaagaaaaatcactGGCTCATGCATCTAATGAAGTTAATGAGTAGTAAACTAATTATCCTGCTTGATTTCACGTCTGCAGCTATAAAGCAGAGAATGGAGAAGGATGTTGATGAAGTTAAGAAAACTGCATATTTCTTAAAGACCAAAGTTGAAGAGCTGGACAAAGAGGTATGATCTCTACTGAAAGTATTTCGGTGTTTTATTAAGTACCTAGATTCTTGTTATTAACTCATCACATTATGTGTCGCAGAATTTGGCTAATAGGCAGAAGCCTGCTTGTGGAAAAGGATCGGCTGTTGACCGGTCAAGAACAGCAACGACAATGTCAGTAATTATCCATCGTTTTATCTATCATTTAAACACTTAACACTAGGTCATACTATACTTGTAGATGCTTATTATGCTATGTCAGTAGTTTCTGAAAACATATTTCTAAATTGTTTATGATGTCATTCCTACTCATTGAGGTCTAAGAATTTGATTAAGTTCTCACCTTAGGCCTCAAATTtcaacattataattattattggcTTAGGGTTTTTATTAAACCGAACTCATCTTTACcttttttttgtgttatattATTCTGTAGTGCCTTGAAAAAGAAACTGAAGGAGAAGATGGCTGAATTTCAGGTAGGTTTATCTCATATTTGTTgtttaagagttttttttcatTCTCATAATCTTCAACTTAATTGCTATATATGTCAAAATCTTTGCAGATCCTGAGAGAAGCCATCCATGAAGAATATCGTGAGGTTGTTGAGAGACGCGTATTTACAGGTTTCAGTTCTTTACTTATTAGTGTTCTTCTTATCCAAGTTATCCCATTGGTTAATTACCTCGACTTGGAGTTAACAATTTTACGTTTTCTCTGGTTTTCGTGATTGTCAGTAACCGGCGCGAGAGCTGATGAGGAGGTAATTTTTTAACTGAATTTTTCGTTTATTGAACAAAATGTTGCTTTAGAAGTTTTTCTTCTAATCATTTAACAATGTACAGACAATTGACAGATTAATTGAGACCGGTGACAGCGAACAAATTTTCCAGAAGGCTATTCAGGAACAAGGACGAGGCCAGGTTCATCTCTCCTTATTTCTTCATTCCATCCCTGATTTTGACCATTCAACGATCCAGAGAATATTCTTGAGCGATTTTTAAGAAAAGCAAAATCTACCTTGTAAGGTTATCTCTCACACGTTTGAGT belongs to Medicago truncatula cultivar Jemalong A17 chromosome 6, MtrunA17r5.0-ANR, whole genome shotgun sequence and includes:
- the LOC25495863 gene encoding syntaxin-132; translation: MNDLLTESFEIPRGRGGGDIELGEYGRNSGELGLDSFFKKVQELEKQYVKLDNLLRKLQDAHEETKAVTKAPAMKAIKQRMEKDVDEVKKTAYFLKTKVEELDKENLANRQKPACGKGSAVDRSRTATTIALKKKLKEKMAEFQILREAIHEEYREVVERRVFTVTGARADEETIDRLIETGDSEQIFQKAIQEQGRGQVMDTLAEIQERHEAVRDVERKLLDLQQTFMDIAVLVDAQGDMLDNIESQVSSAVDHVQQGNNSLQKAKKMQRNSRKWMCIAIMILLIVVVIIVVSVIKPWVTKKGA